A single Comamonas sp. NLF-1-9 DNA region contains:
- a CDS encoding Crp/Fnr family transcriptional regulator: MPSEPYSPTTIDQLQGLVSAIQQAPEGDSLGGAVSAAQWALVAPYLQPLELGSGQVLFDQGSTDRSLYLIESGSLSVHYQDAKQRVRLAIVGSGSVVGEGAFFSHRARSATVQSNGVSRLWGLTPLRFGELSNRQPTAALALVMAVGGVLAKRLANRRLRVAAT; encoded by the coding sequence ATGCCCAGCGAGCCCTATTCCCCGACAACCATAGACCAGCTTCAGGGGCTGGTGAGCGCGATCCAGCAGGCGCCCGAGGGCGACAGTCTGGGCGGCGCGGTCAGCGCTGCCCAGTGGGCGCTGGTCGCGCCCTATCTGCAGCCGCTGGAGCTGGGATCGGGCCAGGTGCTGTTTGACCAGGGCAGCACCGACCGTTCGCTCTACCTGATCGAAAGCGGCTCGCTGAGCGTGCACTACCAGGATGCGAAGCAGCGCGTGCGCCTGGCCATCGTCGGCAGCGGCTCGGTGGTGGGCGAGGGGGCGTTCTTTTCGCACCGGGCACGCAGTGCCACGGTGCAATCCAATGGCGTGAGCCGACTGTGGGGCCTGACGCCCTTGCGTTTCGGCGAATTGTCCAACCGCCAGCCGACCGCAGCCCTGGCGCTGGTCATGGCCGTCGGCGGCGTGCTGGCCAAGCGCCTGGCGAACCGGCGTCTGCGGGTGGCTGCAACTTGA
- a CDS encoding adenine phosphoribosyltransferase, translating to MPTPNITDYLRSHIRTVPDWPAPGVQFRDITPLLQDPRVFRVLIDTFVHRYMERTQRPDVVAGLDARGFIIGSVLAYELGLGFVPIRKKGKLPFTTVQETYELEYGSATVELHADAVRPGDRVLLVDDLIATGGTMMAGKKLLEKLGAEVFEGAAIVDLPELGGSQRLRDAGLALFTLVDFGAN from the coding sequence ATGCCCACGCCCAACATCACCGACTACCTGCGCTCCCACATCCGCACCGTGCCCGACTGGCCGGCGCCGGGCGTGCAGTTTCGCGACATCACGCCGCTGCTGCAGGATCCGCGCGTCTTTCGCGTGCTGATCGACACCTTCGTGCACCGCTACATGGAGCGCACCCAGCGCCCCGACGTGGTCGCGGGCCTGGACGCGCGCGGTTTCATCATCGGCTCGGTGCTGGCCTACGAGCTGGGGCTGGGCTTCGTGCCGATACGCAAGAAGGGCAAGCTGCCTTTCACCACGGTGCAGGAAACCTACGAGCTGGAGTACGGCAGCGCCACCGTCGAGCTGCATGCCGACGCGGTGCGGCCCGGCGACCGCGTGCTGCTGGTAGACGATCTGATTGCCACCGGCGGCACCATGATGGCCGGCAAGAAGCTGCTGGAAAAGCTCGGCGCCGAGGTCTTCGAGGGCGCCGCCATCGTGGATCTGCCCGAGCTCGGGGGCTCGCAGCGCCTGCGCGACGCCGGTCTGGCGCTGTTTACGCTGGTGGACTTCGGCGCGAACTGA
- a CDS encoding SIS domain-containing protein — translation MTPASDTLPADAARILRLGREACAIEALALEQMGQRLGEPFVSAVQQILATRGRVVVMGMGKSGHVGRKIAATLASTGTPAFFVHPAEASHGDLGMVTADDLVLALSYSGESNEITLLLPVLKRQGVPLVALTGGLQSSLARHADIVLDCSVQREACPLNLAPTASTTAQIAMGDALAVALLDARGFRSEDFARSHPGGALGRRLLTLVRDVMRTGEQVPRVPPHADFSTLMREMSAKAVGAAAIVDADGAPLGIFTDGDLRRRIEAGADLLHLHAAQLMHPAPRTIASTALAADAAQLMEQHHITSVLVVDAQGALAGIVHIGDLLRAKVI, via the coding sequence ATGACACCCGCCAGCGACACCTTGCCGGCCGACGCCGCGCGCATTCTGCGGCTCGGGCGCGAGGCCTGCGCGATCGAGGCACTCGCGCTCGAGCAGATGGGCCAGCGCCTGGGCGAGCCCTTCGTCTCTGCGGTACAGCAGATCCTGGCCACGCGCGGGCGGGTCGTGGTCATGGGCATGGGCAAGAGCGGGCATGTCGGGCGCAAGATCGCCGCCACGCTCGCCTCCACCGGCACGCCGGCCTTCTTCGTGCATCCGGCCGAGGCCAGCCATGGCGACCTGGGCATGGTCACGGCAGACGATCTGGTGCTTGCGCTGTCCTACAGCGGCGAGAGCAACGAGATCACGCTGCTGCTGCCGGTGCTCAAGCGCCAGGGCGTGCCGCTGGTGGCGCTCACCGGCGGTCTGCAGTCCTCGCTCGCGCGCCATGCAGACATCGTGCTGGACTGCAGCGTGCAGCGCGAGGCCTGCCCGCTCAACCTCGCGCCCACGGCCAGCACCACGGCGCAGATCGCCATGGGCGACGCGCTGGCCGTGGCACTGCTGGATGCGCGGGGTTTTCGCTCGGAAGACTTTGCGCGTTCGCACCCCGGCGGCGCGCTGGGCCGGCGGCTGCTCACGCTGGTGCGCGACGTCATGCGCACGGGCGAGCAGGTGCCGCGCGTGCCGCCGCACGCCGACTTCAGCACGCTGATGCGCGAGATGAGCGCCAAGGCCGTCGGCGCAGCCGCCATAGTCGATGCCGATGGCGCGCCCCTGGGCATCTTCACCGACGGCGACCTGCGCCGGCGCATCGAAGCCGGCGCCGACCTGCTGCATCTGCATGCCGCTCAGCTCATGCACCCGGCGCCGCGTACCATCGCCAGCACCGCGCTGGCGGCCGACGCTGCCCAGCTCATGGAGCAGCACCACATCACCAGCGTGCTGGTGGTCGATGCCCAAGGCGCGCTGGCAGGCATCGTGCACATCGGCGATCTGCTGCGCGCCAAGGTCATCTGA
- a CDS encoding nitronate monooxygenase family protein — translation MTATPHLLQRIGITHPIIQAPMTGSDTPQLAAAVSRAGGLGSLGCGARSPAAMREAAAEVRAATDRPFAMNLFVLQTPAPDPAQVQAALKRLAPLYARFGLPLEPPARWCQDFGAQWDALLELKPAVASFTFGLLSGTQVEQLHRAGCLVAGTATTVAEALAWQNVGADAVVASGVEGGGHRGTFLAQTADDWAASQIGTMALVPACVDALSIPVIAAGGIMDGRGIAAALALGAQAAQLGTAFLACPESALVPAWREALAQADGSDTRLTRVFSGRWARGIVNAAMRELGPEEDALPAYPIQNALMGPVRRAAAAAGDGGHMALWAGQGVGAVRVQPATVLVRQLAAELARISQPPAR, via the coding sequence ATGACGGCTACACCGCACCTGCTGCAACGCATAGGCATCACGCATCCCATCATCCAGGCGCCCATGACGGGCTCGGACACGCCGCAGCTTGCGGCGGCCGTCTCGCGCGCCGGGGGCTTGGGGTCGCTGGGCTGCGGCGCGCGCTCACCCGCCGCGATGCGCGAGGCGGCGGCTGAAGTGCGTGCGGCGACCGACCGGCCCTTCGCGATGAACCTCTTCGTGCTTCAAACGCCCGCGCCCGACCCGGCCCAGGTGCAGGCGGCGCTGAAGCGCCTGGCGCCGCTGTACGCGCGCTTTGGTCTGCCGCTTGAGCCGCCCGCGCGCTGGTGCCAGGACTTTGGCGCGCAGTGGGACGCCTTGCTCGAACTCAAGCCAGCCGTCGCCAGCTTCACCTTCGGCCTGCTCTCGGGCACGCAGGTCGAGCAACTGCATCGCGCGGGCTGCCTTGTCGCCGGCACCGCCACGACGGTGGCGGAGGCGCTCGCCTGGCAGAACGTCGGCGCGGACGCCGTGGTCGCCAGCGGCGTCGAGGGCGGCGGGCACCGCGGCACCTTTCTCGCGCAGACCGCGGACGACTGGGCGGCGAGCCAGATCGGCACCATGGCGCTGGTGCCCGCATGCGTCGATGCCCTCTCCATCCCGGTGATCGCGGCCGGCGGCATCATGGACGGACGCGGCATCGCGGCGGCGCTGGCGCTGGGCGCGCAGGCGGCGCAGCTGGGCACGGCCTTCCTCGCCTGCCCGGAGTCGGCGCTGGTGCCCGCCTGGCGTGAGGCGCTGGCGCAGGCCGATGGCAGCGACACGCGGCTGACGCGGGTGTTTTCCGGGCGCTGGGCGCGCGGCATCGTCAACGCGGCGATGCGCGAACTCGGCCCTGAAGAAGACGCGCTGCCCGCCTACCCGATCCAGAATGCGCTGATGGGCCCGGTGCGCCGCGCGGCCGCCGCCGCGGGCGATGGTGGGCACATGGCGCTGTGGGCCGGGCAGGGGGTGGGGGCGGTGCGCGTGCAGCCGGCTACCGTTCTCGTGCGCCAGTTGGCTGCAGAGCTGGCGCGAATCAGCCAGCCGCCGGCGCGCTGA
- a CDS encoding O-antigen ligase, with protein MSQEGERRAAQLTALGVFLVPAPALLFPSGYSVGAVLLFLASLLSIGAWGRCRPSLAMRWWIASVVCMGLVWTMDINALRGWASADRPAKYLLVLPCFVQLCLYPAPAGVLRLGVAAGAIGGGSLALFQNLVERSPRVDGFMNAIQFGDLSMLLGCICALWLAIGGGRWRWQTRLLLAVAACLGVLGSVLSLSRGGWLAGVLSLPLWLWLLARGHSHRRMWRALAALSLMGLLIGWYQGPEVAQRWSIAIQEGDAYREGIPASINTSSGQRLEQWRLALEMGRDRPWLGWRGQYSAEKARRVQAGQADPTVLRFDHAHNEILDMFAKRGLVGVAALLFFYLVPLLVFWPRRPGSEARWPARDQGDFALRLAGLAIPVLYIGFGLTQVFFAHNSGNLFYLLMVTLFMTALQQRRAAGVSAPAAG; from the coding sequence TTGAGCCAGGAGGGCGAGCGCCGGGCTGCGCAGCTGACGGCGCTGGGCGTGTTCCTGGTACCGGCCCCGGCCCTGTTGTTTCCGTCGGGTTACTCGGTCGGCGCGGTGCTGTTGTTTCTGGCCAGTTTGCTGAGCATCGGTGCATGGGGCCGGTGCCGGCCATCGCTGGCGATGCGCTGGTGGATCGCCAGCGTGGTCTGCATGGGGCTGGTCTGGACCATGGATATCAACGCTCTGCGAGGCTGGGCGAGCGCCGACAGACCTGCCAAGTACCTGCTCGTCCTGCCTTGTTTTGTGCAACTGTGCCTCTACCCTGCGCCGGCCGGCGTGCTGCGGCTGGGCGTAGCGGCAGGCGCCATCGGCGGCGGATCCCTGGCCTTGTTCCAGAATCTGGTCGAGCGCAGTCCGCGTGTGGACGGCTTCATGAACGCCATCCAGTTTGGCGATTTGAGCATGCTGCTGGGCTGCATCTGCGCTCTGTGGCTGGCCATCGGTGGCGGTCGCTGGCGCTGGCAGACCCGGCTCTTGCTGGCGGTCGCAGCCTGCCTCGGGGTGCTGGGCTCGGTGCTGTCGCTGTCGCGCGGCGGCTGGCTGGCCGGGGTGCTGTCCTTGCCGCTGTGGCTGTGGCTGTTGGCGCGTGGGCACAGCCACCGACGGATGTGGCGTGCGTTGGCGGCGTTGAGCCTCATGGGCCTGTTGATCGGCTGGTACCAGGGGCCCGAAGTGGCGCAGCGCTGGAGCATTGCGATCCAGGAAGGCGATGCCTATCGCGAAGGCATTCCTGCGTCGATCAATACCTCGTCAGGTCAGCGTCTGGAGCAATGGCGGCTCGCGCTGGAGATGGGCCGGGACCGGCCTTGGCTGGGCTGGCGCGGGCAGTACAGCGCCGAAAAGGCCAGGCGGGTGCAGGCAGGGCAGGCGGATCCCACCGTGCTCCGGTTCGACCATGCGCACAACGAAATACTGGACATGTTTGCCAAGCGGGGCTTGGTCGGTGTGGCCGCGCTGCTGTTTTTCTATCTGGTGCCCCTGCTGGTGTTCTGGCCCAGACGGCCTGGGTCCGAGGCCCGATGGCCGGCGCGAGACCAGGGCGACTTTGCACTGCGCCTGGCCGGTCTGGCGATTCCGGTGCTGTATATCGGCTTTGGCCTGACGCAGGTCTTTTTTGCGCACAACAGCGGCAATCTGTTCTACCTGCTCATGGTGACCCTGTTCATGACGGCTTTGCAGCAGCGCCGTGCCGCCGGTGTCAGCGCGCCGGCGGCTGGCTGA
- the lptC gene encoding LPS export ABC transporter periplasmic protein LptC, whose protein sequence is MKALSWPRAWERITLYLPLSLMGLLALGTWWLVRNAPEALPAQTPSAPRHEADYYMRDFAVRSFDAQGQLQSVIKGGLARHFPDTDTLEIEQVNIRSTSADGRVMTATAQRGLSNADGSEVSLLGDAVVERSAPAAPGQRDRPALRLEGQALHAWVEQERVQSREPVTLIQGGDRVTADTMDYDNKAGILKMDGNVRGLVQPRPAKGARR, encoded by the coding sequence ATGAAGGCGCTGAGCTGGCCGCGCGCGTGGGAGCGCATCACGCTGTACCTGCCGCTGAGCCTCATGGGTTTGCTGGCCCTGGGCACCTGGTGGCTGGTGCGCAACGCCCCCGAGGCGCTGCCGGCACAGACCCCGAGCGCGCCGCGCCATGAAGCGGACTACTACATGCGCGACTTTGCGGTGCGCTCCTTCGACGCCCAGGGGCAATTGCAAAGCGTGATCAAAGGCGGGCTGGCGCGCCATTTTCCCGACACCGACACGCTGGAGATCGAGCAGGTGAACATCCGCTCTACCAGCGCCGACGGCCGGGTCATGACGGCTACCGCGCAGCGTGGCCTGAGCAATGCCGACGGCTCCGAGGTGAGCCTGCTCGGCGATGCGGTGGTCGAGCGCAGCGCGCCAGCCGCGCCGGGGCAGCGCGACAGGCCGGCGCTGCGCCTGGAAGGCCAGGCGTTGCATGCCTGGGTCGAGCAGGAGCGGGTGCAATCGCGCGAGCCGGTCACGCTGATCCAGGGCGGCGACCGGGTAACGGCCGATACCATGGACTACGACAACAAGGCCGGCATCCTCAAGATGGATGGCAACGTGCGCGGCCTGGTGCAGCCGCGGCCTGCCAAAGGCGCGCGGCGATGA
- the mnmE gene encoding tRNA uridine-5-carboxymethylaminomethyl(34) synthesis GTPase MnmE — MTRLARHGDPIAAIATAPGRGAVGIVRVSGQGLAEFVRTLLGRAPRPRQAHYLPFPDARGEAIDRGLALWFPAPHSYTGEDVLELQAHGGPVVLQLLLARCLEVAQDVLPRLRLAEPGEFTERAFLNDKLDLAQAEAVADLIDASTETAARSAARSLSGAFSREVETLREALVQLRMLVEATLDFPEEEIDFLRKADARGQLSNLQDQVAVVLGHARQGALLREGITVVIAGQPNVGKSSLLNALAGAELAIVTPIAGTTRDTVRQTIQIEGVPLHVIDTAGLRESSDEVERIGIARAWQQIREADALLFLHDLTRSGDADYERAQAQLAAELLQGPARGPGVIEVWNKVDAAPEAALQCAGAGVVLSARTGQGLADLRRALLQTVGWQAAPEGVFIARERHLQALRVLQQHLHQALQWLDAPEPALDLLAEELRLAQQALGAITGEFTADDLLGTIFSRFCIGK, encoded by the coding sequence ATGACGCGGCTGGCGCGTCATGGCGACCCGATCGCCGCGATCGCCACGGCGCCCGGACGCGGCGCGGTAGGCATCGTGCGCGTGTCCGGCCAGGGCCTGGCGGAATTTGTGCGCACGCTGCTCGGGCGCGCGCCGCGCCCACGCCAGGCGCATTACCTGCCCTTCCCCGATGCGCGCGGCGAGGCCATAGACCGGGGCCTGGCGCTGTGGTTTCCTGCGCCGCACAGCTACACCGGCGAGGACGTGCTGGAGTTGCAGGCGCATGGCGGACCGGTGGTGCTGCAGCTGCTGCTCGCGCGCTGCCTGGAAGTGGCGCAAGACGTGCTGCCGCGCCTGCGCCTGGCCGAGCCGGGTGAATTCACCGAGCGCGCCTTCCTCAACGACAAGCTCGACCTGGCGCAGGCCGAGGCGGTGGCCGACCTGATCGACGCCAGCACCGAGACGGCGGCGCGCAGCGCGGCGCGATCGCTCTCGGGCGCGTTCTCGCGCGAGGTCGAGACGCTGCGCGAGGCGCTCGTGCAGTTGCGCATGCTGGTCGAGGCGACGCTGGATTTTCCTGAGGAAGAAATCGACTTCTTGCGCAAGGCGGACGCGCGCGGACAGCTATCAAATTTGCAGGATCAAGTGGCTGTGGTGCTGGGCCACGCACGCCAGGGCGCGCTGCTGCGCGAGGGCATTACCGTGGTCATCGCCGGGCAGCCCAACGTCGGCAAGAGTTCGCTGCTCAACGCCCTGGCCGGGGCGGAGCTGGCCATCGTCACGCCGATCGCCGGCACCACGCGCGACACCGTGCGCCAGACCATACAGATCGAGGGCGTGCCGCTGCACGTGATCGACACCGCCGGCCTGCGCGAGAGCAGCGACGAGGTCGAGCGCATCGGCATCGCGCGCGCCTGGCAGCAGATTCGCGAGGCCGATGCACTGCTGTTCCTGCACGACCTCACGCGCAGCGGCGACGCAGACTACGAGCGCGCCCAGGCGCAGCTCGCGGCCGAGCTGCTGCAGGGCCCGGCGCGCGGTCCCGGCGTGATCGAGGTCTGGAACAAGGTCGATGCCGCCCCCGAGGCCGCGCTGCAGTGCGCCGGCGCCGGCGTGGTGCTTTCGGCGCGCACCGGCCAGGGGCTGGCCGATTTGCGCCGGGCGCTGCTGCAGACCGTGGGCTGGCAGGCCGCGCCCGAAGGCGTGTTCATCGCGCGCGAGCGCCACTTGCAGGCCTTGCGCGTACTGCAGCAGCACCTGCACCAGGCGCTGCAATGGCTCGATGCGCCCGAGCCCGCGCTCGACCTGCTGGCCGAAGAGCTGCGCCTGGCCCAGCAGGCGCTGGGCGCGATCACCGGGGAGTTCACCGCCGACGATTTGCTCGGCACGATTTTTTCGCGTTTTTGCATCGGCAAGTAG
- a CDS encoding HAD family hydrolase: protein MAEPLPPLLPATRFAPQLLLRAQPVRALILDVDGVLTDGGLYFSGEGEVLKRFDSLDGHGLKLLQQAGITPMVVSGRDAPALRVRLAALGIAHQRLGVQAKLPAAQALLAELGLDWPEVAVIGDDWPDLPLLRRAQLACAPAQAHLQVQALAHYRTLATGGHGAVRELCDLLLTAGGHYARLLAELP, encoded by the coding sequence ATGGCCGAGCCGCTGCCGCCGCTGCTGCCCGCAACCCGGTTTGCGCCGCAACTGCTGCTGCGCGCGCAGCCGGTGCGCGCGCTCATTCTCGACGTCGATGGCGTACTCACCGACGGCGGCCTGTACTTTTCCGGCGAAGGCGAGGTGCTCAAGCGTTTCGATTCGCTGGACGGCCACGGCCTCAAGCTGCTGCAGCAAGCCGGCATCACGCCGATGGTGGTGAGCGGCCGCGACGCGCCGGCGCTGCGCGTGCGTCTGGCGGCGCTGGGCATCGCGCACCAGCGCCTGGGGGTGCAAGCCAAACTGCCCGCGGCGCAGGCCCTGCTGGCCGAACTCGGCCTGGACTGGCCGGAGGTGGCGGTGATCGGCGACGACTGGCCAGACCTGCCCCTGTTGCGCCGCGCCCAGCTTGCCTGCGCGCCGGCCCAGGCACATCTGCAGGTGCAAGCGCTCGCGCATTACCGCACGCTTGCCACGGGCGGACACGGTGCGGTGCGCGAGCTGTGCGACCTGCTGCTGACCGCGGGCGGCCATTACGCGCGCCTGCTCGCCGAGCTGCCATGA
- a CDS encoding RNA-binding protein — MGNKLYVGNLPYSVRDEDLQQAFGQFGAVTSAKVMMERDTGRSKGFGFVEMGSDAEAQQAINGMNGQPLGGRSLVVNEARPMEPRPPRSGGFGGGRSGGGGFGGGRGEGGGGFRSPYGGGGRNGGGRGGYDGGGY, encoded by the coding sequence ATGGGCAACAAACTGTACGTCGGCAATCTGCCTTATTCGGTGCGCGACGAAGATCTGCAACAGGCCTTTGGCCAATTCGGCGCAGTCACCAGCGCCAAGGTCATGATGGAGCGCGACACCGGTCGCTCCAAGGGCTTTGGCTTCGTCGAAATGGGCAGCGACGCCGAGGCGCAGCAGGCCATCAACGGCATGAACGGCCAGCCTCTGGGCGGACGCAGCCTGGTGGTCAATGAAGCCCGTCCGATGGAGCCGCGCCCGCCGCGCTCCGGCGGCTTTGGCGGCGGCCGCAGCGGCGGCGGTGGCTTCGGTGGCGGCCGCGGTGAAGGCGGCGGCGGTTTTCGCAGCCCCTACGGCGGCGGTGGACGCAACGGCGGTGGCCGCGGCGGCTACGACGGCGGCGGTTACTGA
- a CDS encoding SDR family oxidoreductase, with translation MKPAAPLVFITGASSGIGQALAERYLADGWRLALVARRGEALQAWRQAAGVGPERCSLHVADVTDAAAMARAAQDCLQHQGLPEVVIANAGISIGMDPAEAEDLGVLQQLLATNVAGLAATLQPFVTPMVQRGHGRLVGVASVAGVRGLPGHAAYCASKAAVISYCESLRSQLAGSGVRVLTLCPGFVATPLTARNRYAMPFLLDAPEFALRARRAIAGRASYCVIPWQMGLLARLLPLLPNRVFDRLMAAQPRKRRAGE, from the coding sequence ATGAAGCCGGCGGCGCCCCTGGTGTTCATCACCGGCGCCTCCAGCGGCATCGGCCAGGCGCTGGCAGAGCGCTATCTGGCCGACGGCTGGCGCCTGGCGCTGGTGGCACGCCGCGGCGAAGCGCTGCAGGCCTGGCGCCAGGCAGCGGGCGTCGGACCCGAGCGCTGCAGCCTGCATGTGGCCGACGTCACCGACGCCGCGGCCATGGCCCGGGCGGCGCAGGACTGTCTGCAGCATCAGGGCTTGCCCGAGGTGGTGATCGCCAACGCCGGCATCAGCATAGGCATGGATCCGGCAGAGGCGGAGGACCTGGGGGTGCTGCAGCAGCTCCTGGCGACCAATGTCGCTGGTCTGGCGGCCACGCTGCAGCCCTTTGTCACGCCCATGGTGCAACGCGGGCATGGGCGCCTGGTGGGGGTGGCCAGCGTCGCCGGTGTGCGCGGCCTGCCCGGGCATGCGGCGTACTGCGCGAGCAAGGCGGCGGTCATCAGTTACTGCGAGAGCCTGCGCAGCCAGCTCGCCGGCAGCGGCGTGCGTGTACTCACGCTCTGCCCGGGCTTCGTGGCGACGCCGCTGACCGCGCGCAATCGCTATGCCATGCCGTTCTTGCTCGATGCGCCGGAATTTGCCCTGCGCGCGCGCCGCGCGATCGCCGGGCGCGCGAGCTATTGCGTCATCCCCTGGCAGATGGGCTTGCTCGCGCGGCTCTTGCCGCTGCTGCCCAACCGGGTGTTCGACCGCCTGATGGCGGCCCAGCCGCGCAAGCGGCGCGCGGGCGAGTAG